A single genomic interval of Alistipes provencensis harbors:
- a CDS encoding MobC family plasmid mobilization relaxosome protein → METPKKTYSKQGGRPKVGIGRIRKYVVSTRLSPERKLRFSALCREAGQPPAEVLRQLIDHGTVRARITREQLDFMAQLKGIARNLNQLTRLANAKGLAAVRVRHAAIVTAIEKLLKQIGDGR, encoded by the coding sequence ATGGAAACACCGAAGAAAACATATAGCAAACAGGGCGGGCGCCCGAAAGTCGGTATCGGCCGCATCCGCAAATACGTCGTCAGCACGCGGCTCAGTCCCGAACGGAAACTCCGCTTTTCAGCCCTCTGCCGCGAGGCCGGGCAACCGCCTGCCGAAGTGCTGCGCCAGTTGATCGACCACGGAACGGTGAGAGCGCGGATCACCCGCGAACAGTTGGATTTCATGGCCCAGCTCAAGGGCATCGCCCGGAACCTGAACCAGCTAACCCGACTGGCCAACGCCAAAGGTCTGGCGGCTGTCAGAGTCCGGCATGCGGCAATCGTCACGGCCATCGAAAAACTCCTGAAACAGATAGGCGATGGTCGGTAA
- a CDS encoding helix-turn-helix domain-containing protein, with protein sequence MDSQEVCQLLNITKRTLQSYRDKGVIAFSSVGGKFYYRQKDIDEYLQARTKRKEVR encoded by the coding sequence ATGGACAGCCAAGAGGTATGTCAGTTGCTGAACATTACCAAACGCACGCTGCAAAGCTACCGCGATAAGGGCGTAATAGCCTTTTCATCCGTCGGCGGAAAGTTCTATTACCGACAAAAAGACATCGACGAATATTTGCAGGCACGAACGAAACGAAAGGAGGTAAGGTAA
- a CDS encoding helix-turn-helix domain-containing protein produces the protein MALDYLTADTQEVKDVLACIADAERALQAAERNYRPVICGERYMTGDEVCEYLHISPRTLQTLRDMRRIPFTSVGERLIIYPESGIQGVLQENCKAAQTL, from the coding sequence ATGGCATTGGATTATCTGACGGCGGACACCCAAGAGGTGAAAGACGTCTTGGCCTGTATCGCCGACGCGGAGCGGGCCTTGCAGGCCGCGGAACGGAATTACCGTCCGGTGATCTGCGGGGAGCGCTATATGACGGGCGACGAGGTTTGCGAATATCTGCATATTTCGCCCCGGACGCTGCAGACTCTACGCGATATGCGGAGAATACCCTTCACATCCGTCGGGGAACGGTTGATTATTTATCCCGAAAGCGGAATACAAGGGGTATTACAAGAAAATTGCAAAGCTGCACAAACCCTCTGA